A region of the Zhihengliuella halotolerans genome:
TATCGCTGGTGTTAAAATTGGCATAGACCAATATGATGTGTCAAGGATTACACCGAGGAAGGGGACGCGAAGAGCATGAGCCTGCCCAAGTACTACGAGCAGAAACTGCGGATCCTGGAGATCATCGGGACGTCGTCGCCGGGCACGATGATCCCCACCGAGCGCGAACTCGCGGAGCGGTTCGAGACCTCCCGGACCACCGTCCGCAAGGCCATCGCCGAACTTGTCGTCGAAGGACGGCTCGAGCGCACGCAGGGGCGCGGCACGTTCGTGGCGGACCCGAAGAAGATCCACGTGCGCCAGATGACGTCCTTCAGCCAGGACATGACCGGCTACAAGACCGACAGCGTCGTCCTGGACCTGGAGCGCGTCCCGGCCACCGAAGAGATGGCCGTCCACCTGGACGTGCCGGCCGGCTCGACCGTCACCCGACTGCGCCGCCTGCGTCGGCAGGAGACCGAGCCGCTCGCCATCGAGACAGCCCACCTGCCCGGCGAGCTGTCGGGGCTCGAAGCGGAGTTGGCCGAGCGCGGATCGCTCTACGCGACGCTGCGGGAGGCGTTCGGGATCGACATCTCCGCCGCTGAGGACCATATCGAGACGGCCCTGGCCGCCGCCGGCGACGCGGAGGTGCTGGGTGTCGATACGGGCCACCCGCTGCTGCTGGTCCACCGCACCGCCTGGGACGAGCACGGCCGGGCCGCCGAGTGGACGCGCGGTCTGTTCCGCGGGGACCGCTTCCGGTTCATCGCGCGCATCAGCAAGTGAGCGCCATTCACGGCCTACGCCCAGCAATTCTGCGTACCTTGTGGTCATGACCGGTCTCGATCCTGCCGCCCGCCTGTGGGCGCCGCGGCACCGCGGCTGGAAACTCGCCCACCACCTGCTGCCGGCCTTCGTCCTGGTCGCCGTGCTGCTCGGTGCGGGCATCTGGGGCCTCTCGGCACAGGAATGGCTCATGTCCACCCCACTGCTCGCGCTCGGCCTAGGCGTCAGCTGGTCGATCGTGCGCGAGTACCGCCGCGGCGGCGGCGACGTACCCCCGGAGACCGCCGCCGTCGTCACGTCCACGGGCCGCCGCGCGGCCACCCGCTTCGCCACGACCCGCGCCTCCGCCTACACGGGCGGCCTCACCGTGGGCGTCGCCGTCGTCACGCTGATCAGCGCCTTCGCGCTGGGAGCGGACACGATCACCGAGTACGACGGCGCCATGCACCTGCTCCCGATCCTCGCCTCCGTCATGCTGCTGGGCGTGGGACTGACGGTCATGATCGAGGGGATCCGGATGCTCAAGCTCTCGACCGAGCAGCGACCCGGGGTCTACCTGACGCGCAGCCGGATCGTACTCGTGGGTCAGCAGCCGAGCACCGAACTGTTCTGGAAGGACATCACCGGCGTGCGCGCCGAGGACCCCGCCAAGCACGGGCCGCTGGGCCAACGCCGGCCGCTCGGCGAGCGCGGCCCGAGCCGGATCGCGGTGCGCCACCGACCGGACGGAGGCGCGAACGAGGAGCGCATGACGATTCTCGTCCAGTACCTCACCAGCGACCCGAACCTGCTGCTGGCCGCGATCGAGCACTATGCCGCGACGCCTGCGGAGCGGCCGAAACTGGGCACCGACGAGGCGCTGGCCGGGCCGCCGGCGGCGCCAGACTCTCCGCCAGCGTTCCCGCCGGCATCCCCGCCGGCCTGACTCTGTCCGCATCGCGGAACTCTGCCTTGTAAGAGCAGAGTTCCGCGATTCGGGCAGAGCCGGAGCGCGGACGGCGCCGGGGCGGTTCCTGAAAGTCATCGTTCACAATTCCTGCGGGCTCCGCTAGCATCGTTTCTGGCACCCTGTGCGCACGGTCACGTTTCGTTCATCCGCTCGCAATGTCCGTTCGCTTTGATGGTGTCCTGACTTTCATCCACTCCACCGGGGGACTTCATGCCCAAACGCACAGCCGGTCGCGCCTCGACGCGCTCCGGACTCACTCGTACGGCCGGGGCTGCGGCAGTCGCCGCGCTCGGCACCGCACTGCTGGCACCGACGGCGAGCGCCGCCGTCGTACCGGTCGAGATCGACCTGATCTCCATCAACGACTTCCACGGCCGCATCTCAGAGGACCTGTTCAACGGCAGCGTCGGCGCGGCCGCGATTGGCACCGCCGTGAAGGCCTTCGAGGCCGAGAACCCGAACACCCTCTTCGTCTCCGCCGGCGACAACATCGGCGCGTCGACGTTCGAGTCGATGTCCCAGGACGACAACCCGACGATCGACGCGCTCGGCGCCGCGGGCCTCTCCGTCTCGGCCGTCGGCAACCACGAGTTCGACCGCGGCTTCGACGATCTGACCGGCCGCGTCGTCGACCGCTGGGCCGCCTCGACCGGCCTGCCCGGCGGCGACCTGACGCTCGGCGCCAACGTCTACGCCAAGGGCACCACCGAACCCGCCCTGCAGGAGTACGCGATCCGCGAGTTCGACGGCGTGAACGTCGGCTTCATCGGCACGGTCACCGAGCAGACCGGCACGCTGGTCTCCCCCGACGGCATCGCGGACATCGAGTTCGGCAGCCAGGTCGAGGCGGTCAACCGCGTCTCCGCCCAGCTCTCGGACGGCGACGACTCTAACGGGGAGGCCGACGTGATCGTGGTCCTGACCCACGACGGCTCCGAGGCGGAGGACTGCGCCGCGGTCGCATCGGTCGAGGGCGGCTACGGCGACCTGATCCGCAACGCCTCGGCCGACGTCGACGCGTTCTTCTCCGGCCACACCCACATGGGCTACGCGTGCCAGATCGCCGGGCCGGACGGCTCGGAACGCGCCGTGCTCCAGGGCAACGACTACGGCAGCACGTTCAGCCACGTGAGCCTGTCGGTCGACCCCGCGACGGGCGACGTCGTGGATTCCGCAGCCGCACTCGTCAACCTGGCCGAGCGCGGCTACGAGGCCGACCCTGAGATCCAGGCGATCGTCGACGAGGCGGTCGAGCAGGCGGAGATCGTCGGCGGGCGCGAGCTCGGCATGATCTCGGACGACATCCTGCGCGGCGGGGCCGTGCCCGGCGACGACCGCGGCGTCGAGTCCACGCTCGGCAACCTGGTCGCCGACGTCCACCTGTGGGCGACGTCCAACGACTCCTACGCGGGCGAGCCCGCCGTCATGGCGTTCATGAACCCGGGCGGCCTGCGCGCCGACCTGCTTTACGGCGAGGACGGCGTGGTGACCTTCAAGGAGGCCGCCGACGTCCAGCCGTTCGCGAACACGCTGATCACGATGGACCTGACCGGCGCCCAGATCAAGGACGTGCTCGAGGAGCAGTGGCAGCCGGGCAACGACCGGCCCAAGCTGCACCTGGGCATCTCCG
Encoded here:
- a CDS encoding bifunctional metallophosphatase/5'-nucleotidase, yielding MPKRTAGRASTRSGLTRTAGAAAVAALGTALLAPTASAAVVPVEIDLISINDFHGRISEDLFNGSVGAAAIGTAVKAFEAENPNTLFVSAGDNIGASTFESMSQDDNPTIDALGAAGLSVSAVGNHEFDRGFDDLTGRVVDRWAASTGLPGGDLTLGANVYAKGTTEPALQEYAIREFDGVNVGFIGTVTEQTGTLVSPDGIADIEFGSQVEAVNRVSAQLSDGDDSNGEADVIVVLTHDGSEAEDCAAVASVEGGYGDLIRNASADVDAFFSGHTHMGYACQIAGPDGSERAVLQGNDYGSTFSHVSLSVDPATGDVVDSAAALVNLAERGYEADPEIQAIVDEAVEQAEIVGGRELGMISDDILRGGAVPGDDRGVESTLGNLVADVHLWATSNDSYAGEPAVMAFMNPGGLRADLLYGEDGVVTFKEAADVQPFANTLITMDLTGAQIKDVLEEQWQPGNDRPKLHLGISEGLQYWYDDDAEHGAHVTAIEFGGEPLDMDATYRIVTNSFLASGGDNFTTFADGANRADSGQVDIDATVAFFGAHDVVDPAPLGRAAVAEEPTQTPEPTEEPAPSEEPTPSEEPSESSEPTVSESPSTSADPTVEPTTDAPSSQPADDGELAKTGATTAWLVGAGSLLLVLGIVLMMLRRNPAAKH
- a CDS encoding GntR family transcriptional regulator, translating into MSLPKYYEQKLRILEIIGTSSPGTMIPTERELAERFETSRTTVRKAIAELVVEGRLERTQGRGTFVADPKKIHVRQMTSFSQDMTGYKTDSVVLDLERVPATEEMAVHLDVPAGSTVTRLRRLRRQETEPLAIETAHLPGELSGLEAELAERGSLYATLREAFGIDISAAEDHIETALAAAGDAEVLGVDTGHPLLLVHRTAWDEHGRAAEWTRGLFRGDRFRFIARISK